Proteins encoded together in one Canis lupus dingo isolate Sandy chromosome 34, ASM325472v2, whole genome shotgun sequence window:
- the LOC112662880 gene encoding tubulin polymerization-promoting protein has translation MADSKAKSAKAAKTPPKSPGDPAKDRAAKRLSLETEGAPEGAAATAPELSALEEAFRRFAVHGDTRATGKEMHGKNWSKLCKDCQVIDGKNVTVTDVDIVFSKIKGKSCRTITFEQFKEALEELSKKRFKDKSSEEAVREVHKLIEGKAPIISGVTKAISSPTVSRLTDTTKFTGSHKERFDPSGKGKGKAGRVDLVDESGYVPGYKHAGTYDQKVQGGK, from the exons ATGGCTGACAGTAAGGCCAAGTCCGCCAAGGCCGCCAAGACGCCCCCCAAGTCCCCAGGAGACCCTGCAAAGGACAGGGCAGCCAAGAGGCTGTCGCTGGAGACGGAAGGTGCCCCCGAGGGGGCGGCGGCCACGGCCCCGGAGCTCAGCGCCCTGGAGGAGGCCTTCCGGCGGTTTGCTGTGCACGGGGACACCAGGGCCACCGGGAAGGAGATGCACGGCAAGAACTGGTCGAAACTGTGTAAGGACTGCCAGGTCATCGACGGGAAGAACGTGACTGTCACCGACGTGGACATCGTCTTCAGCAAAATCAA AGGGAAGTCCTGCCGGACCATCACGTTCGAGCAGTTCAAGGAGGCGCTTGAAGAGCTCTCCAAGAAGCGATTCAAAGATAAGAGCAGCGAGGAAGCCGTCCGCGAGGTGCACAAGCTCATCGAGGGCAAGGCCCCCATCATCTCAGGGGTGACG AAAGCCATCTCGTCGCCCACTGTATCTCGACTCACAGACACGACCAAGTTCACGGGCTCCCACAAGGAACGCTTCGACCCATCGGGCAAGGGCAAGGGCAAGGCAGGCCGCGTGGACCTGGTGGATGAGTCAGGCTACGTGCCGGGCTACAAGCACGCAGGCACCTATGACCAGAAGGTGCAGGGGGGCAAGTAG